The Cucumis melo cultivar AY chromosome 9, USDA_Cmelo_AY_1.0, whole genome shotgun sequence genome includes the window tgtgcttaCTCTTGTtgtattaaaatataaataaaagaaagacaGGAAAGTATGTGACTCAAACCTCTACTTTCTTAGAATGAATAATTCCTTGTTaaatttagttttctttttctaatagaaagaatatatatttatatacaattacaaGAGTAGCCTATCATACATTCAATAATCgtaatttatcttttcaaaaaatatttgtcttaaaatattttaattggATAGCTAAATAGGTTGCACTTGTACAATCAAGCAACACTTATGTTCTCTTATAAAATAtcattaagaaaaaataaatgtatAAAATATTTGATGATATCATATAaattagggtaattataatgatatcaatttttaaaataattattaagtatgtagcaatatttttaaaaaattataagtatagtaaagtctatcaatgataaacttctattgctgatagactcttatagtttatgagtgatagaccaacatttgttaTATAATCTATtcgtgatagactcctatcatcgatagtttttgacagattttgctatatttacaatttttttaaaatgttaccatatacttaattatttttaatataattattatatttgcaactactcgtataaaattataaattagtTATTTTAGGAAAAATTATCTTTCGAGTTAAGATTTTGAAAATAGATGCATTTagtcttttgaaatttcaaaatgtATCGTTTCAATTCTTTAATTTTCACGAACACACGTAGCTAAGCCTAAATTCGAAGTTTGGAACACTTACTTAGTTCAAAATATTATTGAAGTATTTTTTGtgttacaaatttaaatttaaaaataacattAGAAATAGGAggtaccttttttttttccctcatttaaaattttatatattttttagcaCAAAATTTTCATATACTTTATTTGTAAtactactaaaaaaaattgttttagggaCAGAATAAGTAATTTTccgaaattattattattattgtttcttaAGCATAACACGTGGGGGGAAGCTGAGATGCTAAAGAAAACTATAATTTGCTCATTTCTCTCCCGCCATATTGTAGAGAAGACAGTTGAGTTCTGGACGCCGTAAGAGACGCCAAACCCCGCCCGACACTCTCAACCTCAAATTGAATCCTCCACCCTCTTCCTCAACCCCTTTAAATACCCTTCATCTTCCTTCCTTCAAACTCATTCTCTGGTCTTGCAGTCTTTCTCTATATTCATTAGAGAATTTCTGCAACCTTCAGAATcctaaataaaaaataacttcttctgtttttgcatttttcttcttctttgttctcTAATTCTCTCTTTTCAATTCAATTTCCCCATCTCAAATCCCCAACAATGGCCCGTCAATTCATTCTCCTTGCCCTTCTCTTCTCCGCCGCCGTCATTGGCATTGTCTCTGCCGCCGAAGCCCCCGCCGCCTCCCCCGCCTCCTCCCCCGCCTCCTCCCCTAAGGCCGCTGACCTTGAACCCTCCGATGATGGAAAAACTCCCGCAGCTGCTCCTTCCAAGGCTCCTGCCGCCGCCGCCGACGCCCCGATCGCCGTCACTCCTTCCGCCGCAGGTGCTCCCAAAGGAGCTGCTTCAGCCCCTGCAGCTAAGGGTGGAGCCCCTGAAGCTGACAGCCCTGTTGCCGGTGGCCCTGCTTCTTCCCCTGCTGGCGATGAGTCTTCTTCCACTGTGGCCCCTGCTGGAGCCCCTGCTGGAGCCCCTGCATCCGATGCCGAAGTGTCATCTCCACCTTCCCCAACTGGACCGGCTGCCGGACCTGCAAGCGATGCCGCTGCTGATGCGCCAGCTGATTCACCCGCAGATTCTCCGGCGCCCAGTGGTGGTTCTTTGGTGAAAGTGTCGGTTGCGGCCGTTGCTGGGATTTCGGGTGTTGTTGGGTTGTTTGTGTTCTAAGATtgttacttttttaaaattgaatgaGATTAATGAGAtgggtttaatttgaattgtatTCGAAGAGAGATTAATggttcttttattttattattataagtATTTGGTGATTCTCTGAGAATACAGAAGAGGGATGATCATatgatcattttttttaaaaaaaaatttattttcctAATTCTTCACTCTTTCATCCTTGTTCTTGTTTTACTCCTTAAgacaatttcttttttcaaattcgTTCAAATCTATCCTCTAAATTatctaattaaatttataaaaaattatttaattaatttttatcctatagtaaattaaaagaaatatgcAAAAATGGATGCTTTCTAAAATGGATTATCCTCACCACAATTGCTTAAATCTTCGTTATTATATAATAgcaaatgaaaacaaaataataacatGAAATTAATGCTATGTTTAGTTTGATTTTGAACTGTTTATTTCAgagttaaaataaaaatatatttttataattttttcattacTTATATTCTCCATAGAATAACTGTTTAAAATCGTTTAAATGATCCTAGGTTGAAAATATCTTCAAATACATATACTAAGATATTGacaatttgttttattttattacagATTTTGAGAAAAGTTCATGCTTATTTGTGACATAAATATAAAAGTTTTAAAGTAAAACTTTGATGATCTTTTTACTGGGTTTCCAATTTTAATGGATATACTTCTAATTTAATTAGGTGGTTGTtgaattttaaacaaaatcttACATATTTTATCGTTATAATTTGATCTAATCATTTTGATCTTTATCAAGAAGAAAACGTATAAGATTTATGTTTGTtttaatatatcaatttttttaaaaaaattaaacttctAGTTAATTTATAACTTAGTACCggatattatataatttttctaatTGAATATATTAAAGTAATaacattttatttaatattgttgtaatatcattttatattttattattctgGGTATTTTGTAGAAATATGgtattttttgaaattattgacaaaaatagggtgaggtgaaaagaaattgcaaaaatagGGTGATGGGGCAAactattgtcaaaaatagagtGAATCTGGAATTTTTGGAAGGAAATCGTGTATGAGGTACACGATTTACCATGAAATCGTGTACCTCGTACACGATTTCCATGGAAGTCGTGTacggggtacacgacttccacaTCAGCTTGGACTTGTTGACCGTCCAAGTGCCGTCCAACGTGGCAAGAAGTCGTGTACCCGGTACACGACTTCTGTGCTTTAATAGTATgttgttatttaatttttattattattattattattactactattatgtttagtgttgttattattattattattattatcattattagtatatattattattattattgtaattattattattgttattattattattagtattattatgttattattatttttatcaatattattattattattattattattattagaattatTATTGGATGACAACTCAAATTATGTTTAGCAAATACTTGTGTTAGTTTCCTTTATGaagattttaatataatttcGGTGTAAACGATATGTTATAAATTTCAATTGAATCCAGATAAATTGTTTGTGTACTAAATGTGTAAGTTTTCAAGAGTTTGTAGTCAAATTTCTTAGTAAAAAACTACCATACTTATAAAaaggttagacatttaaaaaattaattaacaatgtcttatacatttttaattgaaattaacaagaattcaaaattaatttacaaactttTAATTATCCTCATCACCCTCTACGACATCATCGCCTTGCCGTCGTCGTCTACGTCGCATGCGTCTACGATCTGTGTCAGCAACAGTAAGTCGTCGAGTCTGTTGAATAATCTGATCTACGCGCTCTGTGGTTCTATCACATATTTGCCCTAAAGCTTCTATATCGTGTTCCACGGAGAAAGTTTGTACTTCGTCAACAAAATCATACTGAAAGATTGCAAGTAATACAAAccaaattattgttttattttgattaaatgTATAAAACAAAGCATATTAAATCCTTACCATGCAATGATAGAAAGCTCCCTCTTGGGTGATAAAGCGTCTGGTAATCGACCTATACCAAACAAAATAGTTCTCTGATACCGTCGGTTCGCTTGTAGTAGGTGCTTCAACCCGAAAATCATATCGCGAATTCCACACTCCGATATGTTCCGCATGAATCCGACGCCAATCTTGATCATGTTTACCCCTTAAATCTATTTGATGCAACCTCTGATCTGTGTAGCTAATCGCTGGTGGCGTTTGTAACATATTAAACTGTCGCAATACGCGATCTGGTTGATGTTTCTCGACGAGATGGAAACAAATCAATGGACCCACGTAAGTCCAAACCGCTTGACCACTCTGACATCTAACAGGAAGAGATGCCATAATGTCGGGCGTGTATGGTGTCCAATTAATCTATTCAAAAAACAAACGTCAGTAgtcaacaaaaaataaaattatagaaCATTTGGTTAATATTTAACCTGAGACCGACTCAGCCGATCAAATGTCCATCGATATATGAGCAACATGTTCCCTGACTGTTCAGATGCAGCTTGAACACCGCTCCATCTAATTTGTGaaataaacaattaataaattatagatagtgcaaattctattaaaaaaacaacatatatattaaatagtacCTGAAACTCAAAGGTCGACCATCTGAATGCTGCAACGTTCTCTGTGGAGCTATAATGGAGAATCTGTCGTATGCCCATACTTGTAGCAACATCAATGGGCCAGCGATCTCTAAGGACTGTGCATTACTCGCTCGACAGAGTTCCCTATATAACCATGCGAGAGTCGCAGCGCCCCACGCATACGTACCGGCCTGGTCAAAATCAAATAAGAATTGAAGAAACATACAGCAGCCTGGGAAACCCCGAGGAATCCAGCAGCCTCTAAGTAGGGTGCAATACGCTGGTCGAAGGGGATGGTGCGCTGAGACGCTGCCTCTCTCCTCCGACAACTCAAGATGACGGTGGAGGAGGTATCCCATATGCTCTGTGATCTATGGGTCGCCTGTAGATATAGATGGCTATCATCAACTGGACCAGGATCCATTCtgcaaataatataaaaaataatgtcATTAATTACACGAAGAAGAAAAGCAAGACCATTATGTAATTGCAGTAAAACAAAAGTATACAGTAAACCCTAATTTACATTTATTATGAAAGTATAcccaaatgtatatataaaaatacagAAGTAGTTCATTAAAGCTTTCTGAAATTACATAGAAGCATTTACATCAAACAATTGCATCATCAAACAATTACATCATAAAATCCTATAATACATCCTAAAATTAGtgtcttgaagaagaagatgcacGTTGAGGACAGGTACGTCTGTTGTGTCCTTCGACTTTACAGATAGTGCATCTGAGTGATTGACCAGACTCTTTCCAATCCATTTCATTATGGATCCTTGTTGTTCTCGGTCGACCGGGTCCTTTAAGTAAGTCTGCATTTGGGCGAACTTCGGTGAATGACAACTCAGGCCAATAATCTGGGTGTTGGATTGGATGGAATCGACCGGCATAACATTGTTTGAAGTTCGACAACAAGTAGCATTCATCAATGTATGCTGCATACGTCAAGTGCATGTAATTACAAACTGCAATTACATGGGAGCATGGTATCTTAAAAGATTGCCACTTGTTGCACGAACAGGTCCCTTCCATCAAACTCACAACCTGTGTGTGCTGGCCTTTATATGGAGAAATCATACTCATACCCGTGTGAACCTCAAACGTCTGGGTTTCTCTATCAATGGATGTCACTGAATGTGCAGAAGCCCGTGTTTCCCATTTTTTTAGCTTTTTCATCGCATATTCTGTATAAACTTCGCCACGGTCAACTGCTTCACTTATCTCAGCTCTTCGGCGTTCAAAATACAGAATTGTGCGATAAAATGTTAATCTAACCAAAGATGTCATGGGTAACATACGAGCTCCTTTAAATACCCCATTCATACATTCAGCTGCGTTGCTTGTCATCCACCCATATCGATACCCATTATCGTGAGACTGTGTCCATTTTTGTAAATCAATATCTTCAAAGAATTCAAGACACTCTGGGTTCAgttgttttatttctttcatgTTTCTTATAAATTTGCGCCTTTGGTGTTGATTACCTGCCCTAAACACCAAATCTTTTAGTTGCTTCgatttgtatttattattgaaGTTGCTAGCAACATGACGAAGACAATATCGATGGAATGCTCGTGGTTCACTCCAACCTATCTCCTCATTATTAATGGCAGAAAGAATGCCCCTATGCCTGTCGGAGATCAAGCAAATGCCATCTCGATCAGTAACGTACTGGCGCAATGCATAAAGAAACCATGACCAACTGGACGCGTTTTCCCCTTCCACAATAGCAAATGCAAGAGGAAATATATGACCATTTGCATCGATAGATAGGGCAGTTAACATTTTCCCTTTATACTTTCCATACAAATGGGTTCCGTCGATTTGAATTAATGGCCTACAATATTTGAACCCTTCTATTGCAGGACCAAATGCCCAGAAAACGCGTCCAAATATGGTTGTCCCAGGTACATCAGATGGAAGAAAAAACCAATCAACTCGAGTTCCTGGATTATAATGTACAACGGCACTCAACCAGTACGGGAGCTCATTGTACGATTTGTCCCAATCACCAAAAACAGCAACCAAAGCTTTCCTCTTCGCTTGCCACACCCGTCTGTATTTAACCGTGTAACCATACTGTTGTTTTATCATTTCCATGAGCACAGACACAGTAACACTAGGATCAGCTCTGACTATGTTTTGAATTTGAATACTCATAAAATTAGAATCTAGTTGTGAGTGATCTTGTGTTAGGTTTGAGTACAGACACGAGTGCTCTCCTTCCAGTCGACTGATCTCAAACAATCCGTGGCTTTTACGCCTACTTCCACGTAACCTCCAGTTGCAACCATTACTCCATTGTTTGCATCGAACAGACCAAATATTTTGGTTCGATTCGACTACAACAATTTCGTAGTGTTGGGTGACACAGTACTTTTTTACGGCTAATTGAAGATCTTCCTTGCAGTCAAATAACATTCCCTTCTGAATTAAACATGATGTGTCTACAAATTCATCTCTATTTCCCAACGTAGACCCTTGTTCACAAACAGAATTCGTAATATCCCAATCTATCTGTGTAAATATCTCAGAAGGGATCCTTTCATTctcttcttccatattttcttcATTACCAAATAGTTCGTCAATTTCTACATCTATATCACTATCTCCGTGATTACCGGGTTCAAGAATAACTAAATCTTCAGGTCGCAACGACATATTTAATTAGCTGTTCAATATGAATAACTCCATCAGACCTTCCATTactgttattgttattattattagcattgttattattattattattattattattattattattattattattattattattattattattattattattattattattattattattattattattattattattattattatgatgattattattattaccgtaataataataattattattattataattatatattattattattattattattatacattattattattattatacattattattattatacattattattattattattattattattattattattattattattattattattattattatacattattattattattattattatacattattattattattattattattattattattattattattattattattattattattatatttcaataataataatatcattattattattattattattattattattattattattattatatttcaataataataatattattatttattattatacattattattattattaatatcattattattattattaatatcattattattattattattattattattattattattattattattattattattatatttcaataatatataacaaactaaaaacaatacataactatttcaataatattcctaaaatatataacaacctaaaactaatatacaactaataaagaaaaatatatatctaacaacctaataacaatacataattaataataattattccaataatattctaaaaatatacaacaacctaaaatcaatatataactaataaatacaaatatataaatatcaaaaaataatatacaactaataaataaatatatacaacaTAATAAAACTTACCTCAATGGAGTTGGATGGAGAAGAAATGTAGAGAAAATAGTTGAGGAGTAAAGGAGAAGAGGAAGTTTGGGAAGATagtgaagaaaaggaagagaggAAAGGGAAATTTGTTGAGATGAAGGAAGAGAGGAAAGGGAAATTTGTTGAGATGAAGGAAGAGAGGAAAGGGAAATTTGTTGAGAGAGGAAATGGATTGAAGGATGCATAAATGAAATCGGGTGGGGGGGGTTTTATAGGCAGGGAAGTCGTGTAAATGGGACACGACTTCCTGCATGCCCGACACGTGGAAGTTCACGTGATTGAAGTCGTGTACGGTGTACACGACTTCCGCGCTAACAGACAAATTGGCAGTCAACGTTACTGTTGACTGCCATCTGTCAGTCTGTAGTACGGAAATCGTGTACGTCGTACACGATTTCCTCGCTACCCGACAAA containing:
- the LOC103498187 gene encoding uncharacterized protein LOC103498187, giving the protein MARQFILLALLFSAAVIGIVSAAEAPAASPASSPASSPKAADLEPSDDGKTPAAAPSKAPAAAADAPIAVTPSAAGAPKGAASAPAAKGGAPEADSPVAGGPASSPAGDESSSTVAPAGAPAGAPASDAEVSSPPSPTGPAAGPASDAAADAPADSPADSPAPSGGSLVKVSVAAVAGISGVVGLFVF
- the LOC127151014 gene encoding uncharacterized protein LOC127151014, with amino-acid sequence MSLRPEDLVILEPGNHGDSDIDVEIDELFGNEENMEEENERIPSEIFTQIDWDITNSVCEQGSTLGNRDEFVDTSCLIQKGMLFDCKEDLQLAVKKYCVTQHYEIVVVESNQNIWSVRCKQWSNGCNWRLRGSRRKSHGLFEISRLEGEHSCLYSNLTQDHSQLDSNFMSIQIQNIVRADPSVTVSVLMEMIKQQYGYTVKYRRVWQAKRKALVAVFGDWDKSYNELPYWLSAVVHYNPGTRVDWFFLPSDVPGTTIFGRVFWAFGPAIEGFKYCRPLIQIDGTHLYGKYKGKMLTALSIDANGHIFPLAFAIVEGENASSWSWFLYALRQYVTDRDGICLISDRHRGILSAINNEEIGWSEPRAFHRYCLRHVASNFNNKYKSKQLKDLVFRAGNQHQRRKFIRNMKEIKQLNPECLEFFEDIDLQKWTQSHDNGYRYGWMTSNAAECMNGVFKGARMLPMTSLVRLTFYRTILYFERRRAEISEAVDRGEVYTEYAMKKLKKWETRASAHSVTSIDRETQTFEVHTGMSMISPYKGQHTQVVSLMEGTCSCNKWQSFKIPCSHVIAVCNYMHLTYAAYIDECYLLSNFKQCYAGRFHPIQHPDYWPELSFTEVRPNADLLKGPGRPRTTRIHNEMDWKESGQSLRCTICKVEGHNRRTCPQRASSSSRH